A stretch of Pseudomonas sp. LRP2-20 DNA encodes these proteins:
- a CDS encoding AMP-binding protein: MSQPSYTRGRQDQPLLTLTIGQAFDATVARCADGEALVVRHQGLRYSWRQLAEQVDIHARALMALGVNTGDRVGIWSPNCAQWCILQLASAKVGAILVNINPAYRVGELEYVLRQSGCRWLVCADAFKTSDYHAMVQELVAELATANLGELASERLPELRGVISLAANPPSGFLPWQALAERAGQTAIEAYAARQQGLQFDQPVNIQYTSGTTGAPKGATLSHYNILNNGFMVGESLGLTERDRMVIPVPLYHCFGMVMANLGCITHGSTMVYPNDAFDAELTLRAVAEERASILYGVPTMFIAMLDHPSRTQLDLSTLRSGIMAGATCPIEVMRRVIDQMHMAQVQIAYGMTETSPVSLQTGPDDELELRVTTVGRTQPQLETKLVDADGCIVARGEIGELCTRGYSVMLGYWDNPQATADAIDPAGWMHSGDLAVMDEHGYVRIVGRNKDMIIRGGENIYPRELEEFFYTHPAVADAQVVGIPCSRYGEEIVAWIKLHPGHSATVEELQGWCKARIAHFKVPRHFRFVEEFPMTVTGKVQKFRMREISVAEMAAVTE, from the coding sequence ATGAGTCAACCAAGCTACACCCGCGGCCGCCAGGACCAACCGCTGCTGACCCTGACCATCGGCCAGGCCTTCGATGCCACCGTGGCCCGCTGCGCCGATGGCGAAGCGCTGGTGGTGCGCCACCAGGGCCTGCGCTACAGCTGGCGGCAGCTGGCCGAACAGGTCGACATCCATGCCCGCGCCCTGATGGCGCTGGGCGTGAACACTGGCGACCGGGTCGGCATCTGGTCACCCAACTGCGCCCAGTGGTGCATCCTGCAGCTGGCCAGCGCCAAGGTCGGTGCGATCCTGGTCAACATCAACCCGGCCTATCGCGTGGGTGAACTGGAGTACGTACTACGCCAGTCCGGCTGCCGCTGGCTGGTGTGCGCCGATGCGTTCAAGACCTCCGATTACCATGCCATGGTTCAGGAACTGGTAGCGGAGTTGGCGACCGCCAACCTTGGCGAGCTGGCCAGTGAGCGCCTGCCCGAACTGCGTGGGGTCATCAGCCTGGCGGCCAACCCGCCCAGCGGCTTCCTGCCCTGGCAAGCCCTGGCCGAGCGGGCAGGGCAGACTGCGATCGAAGCCTATGCGGCGCGTCAGCAGGGCCTGCAGTTCGACCAGCCGGTGAACATCCAGTACACCTCCGGCACCACCGGCGCGCCCAAAGGTGCCACGCTCAGCCACTACAACATCCTCAACAACGGCTTCATGGTCGGCGAAAGCCTGGGTTTGACCGAACGCGACCGCATGGTGATCCCGGTGCCGTTGTACCACTGCTTCGGCATGGTCATGGCCAACCTCGGCTGCATCACCCACGGCAGCACCATGGTCTACCCGAACGACGCCTTCGACGCCGAGCTGACCCTGCGCGCCGTGGCCGAAGAGCGCGCCAGCATCCTCTATGGCGTGCCGACCATGTTCATCGCCATGCTCGACCACCCGTCGCGCACGCAACTGGACCTGTCGACCCTGCGCAGCGGCATCATGGCTGGCGCTACCTGCCCGATCGAGGTGATGCGCCGGGTGATCGACCAGATGCACATGGCGCAAGTACAGATTGCCTATGGCATGACCGAAACCAGCCCGGTATCCCTGCAGACCGGCCCGGATGACGAACTGGAGCTGCGCGTGACCACCGTCGGCCGCACCCAGCCTCAGCTGGAGACCAAGCTGGTGGACGCCGACGGCTGCATCGTCGCCCGCGGCGAGATCGGCGAACTGTGCACCCGTGGCTACAGCGTGATGCTCGGCTACTGGGACAATCCCCAGGCCACGGCGGATGCCATCGACCCGGCCGGCTGGATGCACTCGGGCGACCTGGCGGTGATGGACGAGCATGGCTACGTACGCATCGTCGGGCGCAACAAGGACATGATCATTCGTGGCGGCGAGAACATCTACCCGCGTGAGCTGGAAGAGTTCTTCTACACCCACCCGGCGGTGGCCGATGCGCAGGTGGTGGGTATTCCGTGCAGCCGTTATGGCGAGGAGATCGTGGCCTGGATCAAGCTGCATCCGGGGCACAGTGCCACGGTTGAAGAGCTTCAAGGCTGGTGCAAGGCGCGCATTGCGCACTTCAAGGTGCCGCGGCATTTCCGCTTCGTCGAAGAGTTTCCGATGACTGTCACGGGGAAGGTGCAGAAGTTCCGGATGAGGGAAATCAGCGTGGCGGAGATGGCAGCTGTGACCGAGTGA
- a CDS encoding isovaleryl-CoA dehydrogenase, translating into MHYPTLNFALGETIDMLRDQVRTFVAAELAPRAAQIDHDNLFPADMWRKFGDMGLLGITVAEEYGGAGLGYLAHVVSMEEISRGSASVALSYGAHSNLCVNQINRNGSHEQKLKYLPKLISGEHIGALAMSEPNAGSDVVSMKLRAEKRGDHYVLNGSKTWITNGPDANTYVIYAKTDLDKGPHGITAFIVERDWKGFSRSNKFDKLGMRGSNTCELFFDGVEVPEENILGQLNGGVRVLMSGLDYERVVLSGGPTGIMQSCMDLVVPYIHDRKQFGQSIGEFQLIQGKIADMYTQLNASRAYLYAVAQACDRGETTRKDAAGVILYTAERATQMALEAIQILGGNGYINEFPAGRLLRDAKLYEIGAGTSEIRRMLIGRELFNETR; encoded by the coding sequence ATGCATTACCCCACCCTGAACTTCGCCCTGGGCGAAACCATCGACATGCTCCGCGACCAGGTGCGCACCTTCGTCGCCGCCGAACTGGCCCCGCGCGCCGCGCAGATCGACCATGACAACCTGTTCCCCGCCGACATGTGGCGCAAGTTCGGCGACATGGGCCTGCTGGGCATTACCGTTGCCGAGGAATACGGCGGCGCCGGCCTGGGCTACCTGGCCCACGTGGTGTCGATGGAAGAAATCAGCCGTGGCTCGGCCTCGGTCGCCCTCTCCTACGGCGCCCACTCCAACCTCTGCGTCAACCAGATCAACCGCAACGGCAGCCACGAGCAGAAGCTCAAGTACCTGCCCAAGCTAATCAGCGGCGAGCACATTGGCGCCCTGGCCATGAGCGAGCCCAACGCCGGTTCCGACGTGGTGTCGATGAAGCTGCGCGCCGAGAAGCGCGGCGACCACTACGTGCTCAACGGCAGCAAGACCTGGATCACCAACGGCCCCGACGCCAACACCTACGTGATCTACGCCAAGACCGACCTTGACAAGGGCCCCCACGGCATCACCGCGTTCATCGTCGAACGTGACTGGAAAGGCTTCAGCCGCAGCAACAAGTTCGACAAGCTGGGCATGCGCGGCTCCAACACCTGCGAGCTGTTCTTCGACGGCGTCGAAGTGCCGGAAGAAAACATCCTCGGCCAGCTCAACGGCGGCGTGCGCGTGCTGATGAGCGGCCTGGACTACGAGCGCGTGGTGCTGTCCGGCGGCCCGACCGGCATCATGCAAAGCTGCATGGACCTGGTGGTGCCGTACATCCACGATCGCAAGCAGTTCGGCCAGAGCATCGGCGAGTTCCAGCTGATCCAGGGCAAGATCGCCGACATGTACACCCAGCTCAATGCCAGCCGCGCCTACCTGTATGCCGTGGCCCAGGCCTGCGACCGCGGCGAGACCACCCGCAAGGACGCCGCCGGGGTGATCCTCTACACCGCCGAACGCGCTACGCAAATGGCCCTGGAAGCGATCCAGATTCTCGGTGGCAACGGCTACA